A region of Ferruginibacter albus DNA encodes the following proteins:
- the uvrA gene encoding excinuclease ABC subunit UvrA, with translation MKQQTISKSNTISSSDSNSILIKGARVHNLKNVTVSIPRNKLIVVTGVSGSGKSSLTIDTLFAEGQRRYAESLSAYARQFMQRMNKPDVDYIKGLCPAIAIEQKVITRTPRSTVGSMTEIYDYLRLLYARVGKTISPISGREVKKDDVTDVVKAIEHLKEGDKVLLLVPFKQHAKRDVKEELNILLQKGFSRIYIRETVTGKNEKGETLSIEDILALSDKELKQKFTGNNARFTPYILIDRLVIKEFDEDDKHRISDSVSTAFYEGDGEMSLEINGKDNLHFSNKFELDGIRFEEPVPNLFSFNNPYGACPVCEGFSQVLGIDADLVIPNKQLSVYEGAVAPWKGEKLSAWKDAFVKAAKKFDFPVHKSIIDLNEKELNVLWEGNSYANGINDFFKEVEQNLYKVQYRVLLSRYRGRTTCPECKGYRLRKEALYVKVNGKHIGELCKMPTKDLQVWFNELQLSEFDKQVAKRILLEINHRIKTLMDVGLGYLTLNRLANTLSGGESQRIQLTRSLGSNLTNSLYILDEPSIGLHSRDTERLINVLKELRDLDNTVVVVEHDEMMMREADYIIDMGPLASHLGGEVVAFGNYDELIENKSSLTGKYLSGTLKIEPPAVIRKWKRSITVEGARQNNLKNITVEFPLNVFCVVSGVSGSGKTTLVKQILYPALQKLKGEFGGDKAGLHKNIKGDIDSIAQIEMVDQNPIGKSSRSNPVTYIKAYDEIRDLFSKQPLSKLRGFQPKHFSFNVDGGRCDTCKGEGEQIIEMQFLADVHLTCEVCGGKRFKEEVLEVKYKDKNIHDVLEMSVDEAIDFFLSDKDGVDVARKIQPLSDVGLGYVKLGQSSDTLSGGEAQRVKLASFLGKGKSADKILFIFDEPTTGLHFHDIKKLLTSFNALIDQGHSILVIEHNTDVIKSADWVIDLGPEAGADGGNLVFTGTPADLKKSKTSYTGKFL, from the coding sequence ATGAAACAACAAACCATCAGCAAGAGCAATACAATTTCTTCCAGCGATAGTAATTCTATTTTAATTAAAGGAGCAAGAGTTCATAATTTAAAGAACGTTACGGTTTCTATTCCCCGAAATAAATTAATCGTAGTTACAGGTGTTTCAGGTTCAGGTAAATCATCTTTAACAATTGACACCTTGTTTGCAGAAGGACAACGCCGGTATGCAGAAAGCCTAAGCGCTTATGCCCGCCAGTTCATGCAACGTATGAACAAGCCGGATGTTGATTATATAAAAGGCTTGTGCCCTGCCATTGCCATTGAACAAAAAGTAATTACCCGCACACCTCGTAGTACTGTTGGCAGTATGACAGAGATCTATGATTACCTGCGTTTACTATATGCCCGTGTTGGTAAAACCATTTCACCCATCAGCGGAAGGGAAGTTAAGAAAGATGATGTAACAGATGTAGTGAAAGCTATTGAACATTTAAAAGAAGGCGATAAAGTGTTACTGCTCGTTCCTTTTAAACAACATGCCAAACGGGATGTAAAAGAAGAGCTGAATATTTTATTGCAAAAAGGATTTAGCAGGATATATATTCGTGAAACGGTAACTGGTAAAAATGAGAAAGGGGAAACTCTTTCTATTGAGGATATTCTTGCATTGAGCGACAAAGAGCTGAAACAAAAATTTACAGGTAACAATGCACGGTTCACACCATATATTTTAATAGACCGGTTGGTTATAAAAGAATTTGATGAAGATGATAAGCATCGCATAAGCGACTCCGTTAGTACTGCTTTTTATGAAGGCGATGGAGAAATGTCTTTAGAAATAAACGGAAAAGATAATTTGCATTTCAGCAATAAGTTTGAACTGGATGGCATCCGTTTTGAAGAGCCTGTTCCGAATTTATTTTCTTTTAATAATCCTTATGGTGCCTGCCCCGTTTGTGAAGGATTCTCACAAGTGCTGGGCATTGATGCAGACCTTGTAATTCCTAATAAACAATTAAGCGTTTACGAAGGTGCTGTTGCTCCGTGGAAAGGTGAAAAATTAAGTGCATGGAAGGATGCTTTTGTAAAGGCAGCCAAAAAATTTGATTTCCCTGTTCACAAATCCATCATCGATCTGAATGAGAAAGAATTAAATGTATTGTGGGAAGGAAATAGTTATGCAAACGGCATTAATGATTTCTTTAAAGAAGTAGAACAAAACTTATACAAAGTTCAATACCGCGTTTTATTGAGTCGCTATCGTGGCAGAACTACTTGTCCTGAATGTAAAGGATATCGCTTACGCAAAGAAGCTTTGTATGTAAAAGTAAACGGTAAGCATATTGGTGAATTATGCAAAATGCCGACAAAAGATCTGCAGGTTTGGTTCAATGAGTTACAATTAAGCGAATTTGACAAGCAAGTTGCCAAAAGAATTTTATTGGAGATCAATCATCGCATTAAAACATTAATGGATGTTGGTTTAGGATATCTTACATTAAACCGCTTGGCAAATACATTAAGTGGCGGCGAAAGTCAGCGTATTCAATTAACCAGAAGCCTGGGAAGTAATCTCACTAACTCATTATATATTTTAGATGAACCATCTATCGGCTTACATAGCCGTGATACAGAACGACTGATAAATGTATTGAAAGAATTAAGAGACCTGGATAATACAGTTGTGGTGGTGGAACATGATGAAATGATGATGAGAGAAGCCGATTATATTATTGATATGGGGCCTTTGGCAAGTCATTTGGGTGGCGAAGTAGTTGCTTTTGGTAATTATGATGAACTGATCGAAAACAAGAGTAGCCTGACGGGAAAATATTTAAGCGGTACATTAAAAATTGAACCGCCTGCTGTTATTCGTAAATGGAAACGAAGCATTACGGTAGAAGGGGCAAGACAGAATAATCTTAAAAACATTACAGTTGAATTCCCATTAAATGTGTTTTGCGTAGTAAGCGGTGTTAGCGGAAGCGGTAAAACAACATTAGTAAAACAGATCTTATATCCTGCTTTACAAAAACTAAAAGGCGAGTTTGGCGGTGATAAAGCCGGCCTGCATAAAAACATCAAAGGAGACATTGACAGCATTGCACAAATTGAAATGGTTGACCAGAACCCGATCGGTAAATCTTCAAGGAGCAATCCTGTTACTTATATCAAGGCTTATGATGAAATAAGAGACCTTTTTAGTAAACAACCCTTGAGCAAACTCAGAGGCTTTCAACCTAAACATTTTTCTTTTAATGTGGATGGAGGAAGATGCGATACCTGTAAAGGGGAAGGTGAACAGATCATTGAAATGCAGTTTTTGGCTGACGTGCATTTAACCTGTGAAGTATGTGGCGGCAAACGTTTTAAAGAAGAAGTGCTGGAAGTAAAATACAAAGACAAAAACATTCACGATGTGTTAGAGATGAGTGTTGATGAAGCCATTGATTTTTTCTTATCGGATAAAGATGGAGTGGATGTTGCACGGAAAATTCAACCTTTAAGTGATGTGGGATTGGGATATGTAAAATTGGGACAATCGAGCGATACATTAAGCGGCGGCGAAGCGCAACGTGTAAAACTGGCATCGTTCTTAGGCAAAGGAAAAAGTGCCGACAAGATCTTATTCATTTTTGATGAACCAACTACTGGTCTTCATTTTCATGATATAAAAAAACTGTTAACTTCTTTTAATGCACTGATAGACCAAGGGCATTCTATATTAGTAATTGAACATAACACAGATGTAATTAAAAGTGCCGATTGGGTAATTGATTTAGGACCCGAAGCCGGTGCAGATGGTGGCAATTTAGTGTTTACAGGAACTCCGGCAGACTTGAAAAAATCTAAAACAAGTTATACAGGTAAATTTTTATAA
- a CDS encoding RNA polymerase sigma factor, which translates to MKSLINCTDQQLVHLYLDGNADALSTLVNRYKDKIFTSIYLLVKDKYLAEDLFQDVFIRVIDTLKSGRYTDEGKFLPWALRIAHNLCVDHFRKIKRNPSIKTSDDHDIFEVLNFSEPSAEQTMMQGQSHDRIRKMIDLLPEDQREVIILRHYADLSFKEIADLTKCSINTALGRMRYGLINLRKMMVEKQIAL; encoded by the coding sequence ATGAAAAGCCTAATCAATTGTACCGATCAACAATTAGTACACCTGTATCTCGATGGTAACGCAGACGCACTTTCTACTTTAGTGAACCGTTACAAAGACAAAATTTTCACATCTATTTACTTACTGGTTAAAGACAAATACTTAGCTGAGGATTTGTTTCAGGACGTGTTTATCCGTGTAATTGACACATTGAAAAGTGGTCGTTATACCGATGAAGGTAAATTTTTGCCATGGGCATTGCGTATTGCACACAATTTATGTGTAGATCATTTCAGAAAGATCAAACGTAACCCAAGCATCAAAACCAGCGATGATCATGACATTTTTGAAGTGTTGAATTTCTCTGAGCCAAGTGCTGAACAAACAATGATGCAAGGTCAAAGTCACGACCGCATCAGAAAAATGATCGACCTTTTACCGGAAGATCAAAGAGAAGTGATCATTTTACGTCACTACGCTGATCTAAGCTTTAAAGAAATTGCTGATCTTACAAAATGCAGTATCAACACGGCTTTAGGTCGTATGCGTTATGGTTTGATCAACTTGCGTAAGATGATGGTAGAAAAACAAATAGCTTTATAG
- a CDS encoding polyketide cyclase: MKNILNDKSFHLSITITIIFIGTGIAFLFLGLVDYSWVLFLLLPVVLGVAIGTMKTRKYALLGAVITTLLLLIGIYIPGLSGIICIVMAIGLVVPLIFLGYVIIRLIKRYREIKDSNKLSVLVIPLLPFLFAAPIEHFFKKDKQHIMEVRTEKIFNYTPEQVYDAIKSVDTLDAEKPLLLKFDLPIPTKCVLEKEEVGGLRTCYFRGGRLSNADFGGGTITEKITQLERGKVLKMDVISYNLIGRKWLGFKQAIYYFDKVGNSRCKLTRVTTYTSVLTPRFYWQPMEEIGIQQEHEYVFNNLEKDLQKKYGN, from the coding sequence GTGAAAAACATACTTAACGACAAGAGCTTTCATCTTTCAATAACAATTACCATCATTTTTATTGGCACCGGTATTGCTTTTTTATTTTTAGGATTGGTTGATTACAGTTGGGTATTGTTTCTTTTATTGCCTGTGGTTTTAGGTGTGGCAATAGGAACAATGAAAACAAGAAAATATGCATTGCTGGGAGCTGTTATAACTACCTTGCTTTTACTCATAGGGATATACATTCCCGGCCTTTCAGGTATCATTTGTATTGTAATGGCCATCGGGTTGGTAGTGCCTCTTATCTTTTTAGGATATGTAATTATACGATTGATCAAACGATACAGGGAAATAAAAGATTCTAATAAGCTTTCCGTATTGGTTATTCCGTTGTTACCGTTTTTATTTGCTGCGCCTATTGAACATTTTTTTAAAAAGGATAAGCAGCACATAATGGAGGTAAGAACCGAAAAAATATTTAACTATACTCCGGAACAGGTTTATGATGCAATAAAATCTGTAGATACCCTTGATGCCGAAAAACCTTTACTGCTGAAATTTGATCTGCCGATTCCCACAAAATGTGTATTGGAAAAAGAAGAAGTAGGTGGTTTACGAACATGTTATTTCAGAGGCGGAAGATTAAGTAATGCTGATTTTGGCGGCGGTACTATTACAGAAAAGATCACACAACTGGAAAGAGGAAAGGTTTTAAAAATGGACGTTATCAGCTATAATCTCATCGGCAGAAAATGGTTGGGTTTTAAGCAGGCTATTTATTATTTTGATAAAGTTGGTAATAGCCGTTGTAAACTAACAAGAGTAACCACTTATACTTCCGTACTAACGCCGAGGTTTTATTGGCAACCAATGGAAGAGATCGGTATTCAGCAGGAGCATGAATATGTATTTAATAACCTGGAAAAAGATCTTCAAAAAAAATATGGTAATTGA
- a CDS encoding TIGR01777 family oxidoreductase: MKTVIIAGGTGLVGKALSKKLTKRNYKVIILTRKIANSRSGTSDLIEYAEWNTENGTIDTTAIGKADYIINLAGAGVMDKRWNASYKQLIQQSRVKSCQLIVQALTKYPNNIKAVINASAIGWYGADKNPVVPFVETNIADNGFLGETCKLWEESIEPVTALGKRLVKLRTGIVLSKSGGAFPEFKRSLTFSIAAILGTGKQIISWIHIDDLCNLYIDAIEKEDLQGVYNAVAVQPICNKDLMLALAKKLKGKFFIPINVPAFILKLILGEQSIEVLKSATVSNQKILDAGFKFLYSTIDEALKELV; the protein is encoded by the coding sequence ATGAAAACAGTAATAATTGCAGGCGGCACAGGATTAGTGGGGAAAGCGCTTAGCAAAAAACTAACTAAGCGAAATTATAAAGTAATTATTCTGACAAGAAAGATTGCGAATAGCCGGTCAGGAACTTCCGATCTTATTGAATATGCAGAATGGAATACGGAAAATGGAACGATTGACACAACCGCTATTGGCAAAGCCGATTATATTATTAACCTGGCAGGTGCAGGTGTAATGGATAAAAGATGGAACGCTTCATATAAACAATTGATACAGCAGAGCAGGGTAAAAAGTTGCCAATTGATCGTGCAAGCATTAACAAAATATCCAAATAACATAAAAGCTGTGATCAATGCCTCTGCCATTGGATGGTATGGTGCCGATAAAAACCCGGTAGTGCCTTTTGTTGAAACCAATATAGCTGACAATGGATTTTTAGGAGAAACCTGCAAGCTTTGGGAAGAAAGCATTGAACCTGTAACTGCATTAGGAAAACGTTTGGTAAAGCTGCGTACAGGAATTGTATTAAGTAAGAGTGGCGGAGCTTTTCCCGAATTTAAAAGATCGCTGACATTTAGCATTGCCGCCATATTAGGAACAGGAAAGCAAATAATAAGTTGGATCCACATTGATGACCTCTGCAATTTATACATTGATGCTATTGAGAAAGAAGACCTGCAGGGCGTTTACAATGCAGTAGCAGTACAACCGATTTGTAATAAAGACCTGATGCTTGCTTTAGCAAAAAAACTGAAAGGAAAGTTTTTTATCCCGATAAATGTCCCTGCATTTATTTTAAAATTGATATTGGGAGAACAAAGTATAGAAGTATTGAAAAGCGCCACAGTGAGCAATCAAAAAATATTGGACGCCGGTTTTAAATTCTTATACTCAACCATTGATGAGGCATTAAAGGAATTAGTATAA
- a CDS encoding DUF6427 family protein, with product MTGIFKANNPYNTFLLFIYGLLLKLPIFLHPEIPSIDPIDGFLFKEMLRKMQLVNMPAIVYPLITFLLLFTQAITFNKLVSDQKLLQKPNYLTGMSYLLITSLFKEWSILSASLIINTLLVWVWARMSSLYNNPHAQTTLFNIGMVIGVSTFFYFPSVAFAALIIFALIVTRPFRLSEWLIALLGIITPYYFLLAYVFLTDKWQGYKFQGIAVSYPKFHQSGWALAAIIIVLFASIVGVFFIQQNQRRQLVQTRKSWNLVFLYFLVAVFIPFINATYSFQHWILSAIPLSVFMASAFLYPTKKWFALTLHWIIVLFVIAFSYFVS from the coding sequence GTGACAGGAATCTTCAAGGCTAATAATCCTTATAATACTTTTTTACTTTTCATATATGGGTTGCTGTTAAAGTTGCCGATATTTTTGCACCCCGAAATCCCTTCCATCGACCCTATCGATGGGTTCCTGTTTAAAGAAATGCTGCGCAAAATGCAATTGGTCAATATGCCGGCAATTGTTTACCCGCTTATAACATTTTTATTATTGTTTACCCAGGCTATAACATTCAACAAATTGGTTTCCGACCAAAAGCTGCTGCAAAAGCCCAATTACTTAACGGGTATGAGCTACCTCCTCATCACATCATTGTTTAAAGAGTGGAGTATTCTATCTGCATCCTTAATTATAAACACGTTACTGGTTTGGGTTTGGGCACGCATGAGCTCTTTATATAATAACCCGCATGCACAAACAACATTGTTCAATATCGGCATGGTGATTGGTGTTTCAACATTTTTTTATTTTCCTTCTGTAGCTTTTGCTGCATTAATAATATTTGCATTGATCGTTACACGGCCTTTTCGTTTATCAGAGTGGCTCATTGCTTTGTTGGGAATCATCACTCCCTATTATTTCTTATTGGCCTATGTTTTCCTTACCGATAAATGGCAAGGGTATAAGTTCCAGGGAATCGCAGTCAGTTACCCCAAATTTCACCAATCGGGCTGGGCGTTGGCGGCTATTATTATTGTATTATTTGCCTCTATTGTCGGGGTGTTTTTCATACAACAAAATCAGCGGCGGCAGCTGGTGCAAACCCGAAAAAGCTGGAATCTCGTTTTTCTCTACTTCCTGGTGGCTGTTTTTATTCCCTTCATCAATGCTACTTATTCATTTCAGCACTGGATACTTTCTGCTATTCCGCTCTCAGTTTTTATGGCGAGCGCTTTTCTATATCCTACCAAAAAATGGTTTGCCCTTACTTTACATTGGATAATTGTTTTATTTGTAATTGCCTTCAGTTATTTCGTAAGCTAA
- the purQ gene encoding phosphoribosylformylglycinamidine synthase subunit PurQ gives MKFGVIVFPGSNCDRDMIECLQKDLKQEVIELWHKDKDLSMFTTDDCIVLPGGFSYGDYLRCGAIARFSPMMQSVIEFANKGGKVLGICNGFQILCESGLLPGVLLRNSHQQFVSKNVFIKEAAAEGSHALKIPVAHGEGRFFADDKTIEQLEMHRQIIYRYCDEKGSVTPGSNPNGAVHNIAGICNKERNVFGMMPHPERASSTSLGNEDGKKVFAHLFGIN, from the coding sequence ATGAAATTCGGCGTAATCGTTTTCCCCGGCAGTAACTGCGACAGAGACATGATCGAGTGTTTACAAAAAGATCTAAAGCAGGAAGTAATTGAGCTTTGGCATAAAGACAAAGATTTAAGCATGTTCACTACCGATGATTGTATCGTATTACCCGGTGGCTTTAGTTATGGCGATTATTTACGTTGCGGTGCCATTGCACGTTTTAGCCCGATGATGCAAAGCGTAATTGAATTTGCCAATAAAGGCGGCAAAGTGTTAGGAATCTGCAATGGATTTCAGATATTATGTGAAAGTGGCTTGTTGCCAGGCGTTTTATTGCGTAACAGCCATCAACAATTTGTGAGTAAGAACGTATTTATAAAAGAAGCTGCCGCAGAAGGCAGTCACGCATTAAAAATTCCGGTGGCACATGGCGAAGGGCGTTTTTTTGCTGATGATAAAACCATTGAGCAATTGGAAATGCATCGCCAGATCATCTATCGCTATTGCGATGAAAAAGGAAGTGTAACACCGGGAAGCAATCCCAACGGTGCTGTACATAATATTGCAGGCATCTGTAATAAAGAAAGAAATGTATTTGGCATGATGCCGCACCCGGAAAGAGCTTCCAGCACAAGCCTGGGTAATGAAGATGGTAAAAAAGTATTTGCGCATTTATTCGGCATCAATTAA
- a CDS encoding protein-disulfide reductase DsbD domain-containing protein produces the protein MKKSLLICFLIFVAAFAHAQIINPVKWTYSAKKIADKTYEIHITAVIDDKWHIYAQDAGEGPVPTSFVFAKNPLVTTIDKVKEIGKLEKAYDENFRSELKYYEKKVDFVQKIKLKAAASTTVKGTLTFMVCNDRQCLPPKDIPFSVTVGGK, from the coding sequence ATGAAAAAATCACTACTAATTTGCTTTTTAATTTTTGTGGCTGCCTTTGCGCATGCGCAAATAATTAATCCTGTTAAGTGGACATATTCTGCCAAGAAAATAGCGGATAAAACCTACGAGATACACATTACTGCAGTAATCGATGACAAATGGCATATATACGCACAAGATGCAGGAGAAGGTCCGGTTCCTACATCTTTTGTCTTTGCAAAAAATCCGTTGGTTACTACCATTGATAAAGTAAAAGAAATAGGCAAGCTGGAAAAAGCGTACGACGAGAATTTCAGATCAGAATTAAAATATTACGAAAAGAAAGTGGATTTTGTACAAAAGATAAAACTAAAAGCAGCTGCATCCACAACCGTTAAAGGCACCCTTACGTTTATGGTATGTAACGATCGTCAATGTTTACCGCCAAAAGATATTCCTTTTAGTGTAACTGTTGGCGGTAAATAA
- a CDS encoding protein-disulfide reductase DsbD family protein, whose translation MQAKKATLVFIVLFFIVHVFSFAQDSFYVKWNPSVQKISDNTYELYLKASVANNWYVYAKSNEIEDINGIQIHFTDSLAVQKQGEIQLNGTIKSINDKVFNKSATVLTNDFEIVQKLKTNSTIAALKLVLSYNVSNTAAVNPEDYKFTPEEQKLSVALQEGTTVSSGNRILIPSIDINKPVSNCGGTETSSNNLWQIFFWGILGGLVSLLTPCVFPMIPLTVSFFTKKSGNKSKGIFNGALYGFFIFLIYVLLSVPFYFIEKNNPEILNNISTNAWLNVFFFLVFVFFAISFFGYYEITLPDKVTNSAGSKAGIGNIIGIFFMALTLAIVSFSCTGPLLGTLVVSSLNQHGGAFQLTAAMAGFGIAFGLPFALFAMFPNLLDKLPKSGGWLNSFKVILGFLELAFAFKFLSNADLVEHWGILKREIFIGIWIIIGICLTLYLLGKIKFPHDSPIKKLTKGRISLAGISGAFTVYLFLGLLKVLPLSLISGFLPPLHSTAYHDYEEGLKVAKAENKPILLDFTGYACVNCRRMEENVWSQSDVHALMQDRFVVISLFVDDKKPLPSDQQFTYKSVGGTEKEIVTYGDKWATFETENFKQNSQPLYAIISNDEKLLTNPVGYTPDVNEYKHWLECGLKATGK comes from the coding sequence ATGCAAGCAAAAAAAGCAACATTAGTTTTTATAGTGCTGTTTTTTATAGTGCATGTCTTCTCATTCGCACAAGATTCTTTTTATGTAAAATGGAATCCCTCTGTTCAAAAAATTTCAGATAATACGTACGAGCTTTACCTTAAAGCCTCTGTAGCCAATAACTGGTATGTGTATGCAAAGAGTAATGAAATAGAAGATATAAATGGCATACAAATACATTTTACTGATTCGTTGGCTGTACAAAAACAAGGAGAAATTCAGCTTAACGGTACAATCAAATCCATTAATGATAAGGTCTTTAATAAATCTGCAACTGTTCTGACCAACGATTTTGAAATAGTCCAAAAGTTAAAGACCAATTCAACAATAGCTGCTTTAAAACTTGTTCTATCGTATAATGTATCGAATACTGCAGCAGTTAACCCTGAAGATTATAAATTCACACCGGAAGAACAAAAACTATCTGTTGCTTTACAAGAAGGTACAACAGTTTCATCGGGCAATCGAATTTTAATACCAAGCATAGACATTAATAAACCCGTTAGTAACTGTGGCGGCACTGAAACTTCTTCCAACAATCTTTGGCAAATTTTCTTTTGGGGAATTTTAGGCGGATTGGTCTCTTTGCTGACTCCGTGTGTGTTTCCAATGATCCCGCTTACCGTTTCTTTTTTTACAAAAAAATCCGGCAATAAAAGCAAAGGTATTTTTAACGGGGCGCTGTATGGCTTTTTTATCTTTCTTATTTATGTATTACTAAGTGTTCCATTTTATTTTATTGAGAAAAATAATCCTGAGATATTAAATAACATTTCTACCAATGCCTGGCTGAATGTTTTTTTCTTTCTTGTTTTCGTATTCTTCGCCATTTCATTTTTTGGTTATTACGAAATTACCTTGCCGGATAAGGTTACTAATTCTGCCGGCTCCAAAGCAGGCATTGGGAATATCATCGGCATCTTTTTCATGGCACTAACATTGGCGATCGTTTCTTTCTCCTGTACGGGACCTTTGTTAGGAACATTGGTTGTTAGCTCGCTTAATCAACATGGAGGCGCTTTTCAATTAACAGCAGCAATGGCAGGCTTTGGCATTGCATTCGGATTGCCTTTTGCATTGTTTGCAATGTTCCCTAATTTATTAGACAAATTGCCGAAATCGGGTGGCTGGCTCAATTCATTTAAAGTAATATTGGGATTTTTAGAACTTGCTTTTGCCTTTAAGTTTTTATCTAATGCTGATTTGGTAGAACATTGGGGAATTTTAAAAAGGGAAATCTTTATCGGCATCTGGATCATCATCGGAATATGTTTGACGCTTTATTTATTGGGAAAAATAAAATTTCCGCATGATTCGCCAATTAAAAAATTAACTAAGGGAAGAATATCTCTTGCGGGCATATCAGGCGCATTTACAGTTTATCTCTTTTTAGGATTGCTGAAAGTACTTCCTCTTTCCTTGATTAGTGGTTTCTTGCCGCCATTACATAGTACTGCGTACCATGATTATGAAGAAGGATTAAAAGTGGCAAAAGCAGAAAATAAACCCATTTTATTGGACTTTACAGGATACGCTTGTGTAAACTGTCGCCGAATGGAAGAAAATGTTTGGAGCCAATCGGATGTTCATGCATTAATGCAAGACAGGTTTGTTGTTATTTCTCTATTTGTAGATGACAAAAAACCATTGCCATCTGATCAACAGTTTACTTATAAGTCCGTTGGCGGAACAGAAAAAGAGATTGTTACTTACGGCGATAAATGGGCAACGTTTGAAACAGAAAATTTCAAACAAAACTCTCAGCCTTTATACGCCATTATCAGCAATGATGAAAAGCTATTAACCAATCCGGTTGGTTATACGCCTGATGTGAATGAATATAAACATTGGCTGGAATGTGGGTTAAAAGCTACGGGTAAATAG
- the icd gene encoding NADP-dependent isocitrate dehydrogenase, translating to MAEKITMGNDGKLMVPNYPVIPFIEGDGIGPDIWKASVRVFDAAIAKAYNGEKKIEWKEVLAGERAFNETGSWMPDETMQAFKEYVLSIKGPLSTPVGGGIRSLNVALRQELDLYVCLRPVKYFEGVPSPMWQPEKVNMVIFRENTEDIYAGIEYMTGTPEAIKLRDFLINEMGVKKIRFPETTSFGIKPVSKDGSERLIRAAIKYAIENKLPSVTIVHKGNIMKFTEGAFKQWGYELAEREFAGEVYTWQQWEKTKKESGEAVANEEMKLSSIGGKVIIKDAIADNFLQQALLAPQDYSVIATLNLNGDYISDALAAQVGGIGIAPGANINYNTGHAVFEATHGTAPRFANTDTMNPSSVILSGVMMFEYMGWRDAAELITNSLGRTIRNKTVTIDFYNLMKEGTLLKTSEFADELIKNL from the coding sequence ATGGCAGAAAAAATTACTATGGGGAACGATGGCAAACTCATGGTTCCCAACTATCCTGTTATACCATTTATTGAAGGCGATGGTATAGGGCCTGATATCTGGAAAGCAAGCGTGCGTGTATTTGATGCAGCAATTGCAAAAGCATACAATGGAGAAAAAAAGATAGAATGGAAAGAAGTATTGGCCGGCGAAAGAGCATTCAATGAAACCGGTAGCTGGATGCCTGATGAAACCATGCAGGCATTTAAAGAATATGTATTGTCTATTAAAGGACCTTTGTCAACGCCGGTTGGTGGCGGCATTCGAAGTTTAAATGTTGCACTAAGACAAGAGTTAGATCTATATGTTTGTTTACGCCCTGTAAAATATTTCGAAGGTGTTCCTTCGCCGATGTGGCAACCGGAAAAAGTGAACATGGTCATCTTCCGGGAAAACACAGAAGATATTTATGCCGGTATTGAATACATGACCGGGACACCCGAAGCTATCAAGCTGCGTGATTTCTTAATAAATGAAATGGGCGTTAAAAAGATCCGTTTCCCCGAAACCACATCGTTTGGTATTAAACCTGTGAGTAAAGATGGAAGTGAACGATTGATTCGTGCTGCTATCAAATATGCTATTGAAAATAAACTGCCATCGGTAACAATTGTTCATAAAGGAAATATTATGAAGTTCACCGAAGGCGCCTTTAAACAATGGGGTTATGAACTGGCAGAACGTGAGTTTGCAGGTGAAGTGTACACCTGGCAACAATGGGAAAAAACAAAAAAGGAAAGCGGTGAAGCTGTAGCAAATGAAGAAATGAAACTATCCTCTATTGGTGGTAAAGTAATTATTAAAGATGCTATTGCCGATAATTTTTTACAACAGGCTTTATTGGCGCCACAGGATTATTCCGTGATTGCAACATTGAATTTGAACGGTGATTATATAAGCGATGCATTAGCGGCACAGGTTGGCGGTATTGGTATAGCGCCGGGTGCTAATATTAACTACAATACCGGGCATGCTGTGTTTGAAGCCACACATGGTACGGCACCTCGTTTTGCAAACACGGATACCATGAACCCATCGAGTGTGATCTTGAGTGGAGTGATGATGTTTGAATACATGGGCTGGCGTGATGCGGCTGAATTAATTACCAATTCTTTGGGCAGAACCATTCGCAACAAAACGGTGACGATCGATTTTTATAACTTGATGAAAGAAGGAACGCTTTTAAAAACGAGTGAGTTTGCGGATGAGTTAATTAAGAATTTGTAA